From Apis mellifera strain DH4 linkage group LG5, Amel_HAv3.1, whole genome shotgun sequence, the proteins below share one genomic window:
- the LOC411981 gene encoding probable ubiquitin carboxyl-terminal hydrolase FAF-X isoform X2 translates to MTIATRGQGVGIDPPDSQQSTQMHSPPGPQQLADTMSGLQLTENVVQTECTNDTLTSIEDSNQLHGEPDFPVAKLNMLHEKISSPRWVVPVLPEQELECLLQASIDLCKKGIDVQSEACQRFFREGLTISFTKILTDDAVSSWKMNIQNCINANCERLVDLCILKLDEDWFPLLDLLAMVFNPSNKFHTFNAARVSETVPPGSDIPDEQLYARPPPDSRSPRGWLVDLINRFGSLNGFEILLSRFQNGRNLTVPVIYALIRPFGLCYELLTVHTIVKYLMPIVEMVPVILNNLTDEELKKEAKNESKNDAISAIIKAAKCLVSRVPHQEEMIKNLGILRLKMILRLLQISSFNGKMNALNEVNKVIATVSFYQHRNAIVEEEEWLTAECMAKWIKENGVLEIVLRDSLHQPQYVEKLEKILRFIIKERALTLEDLDAVWAAQAGKHEAIVKNVHDLLAKLAWDFSPEQLDHLFECFQMSWKTANKKQGEKLLELIRRLAEDDKDGVMAHKVLTLFWNLAHSDEVPTEIMDQALNAHVKILDYSCSQERDAQKTIWLDKCVEELKNSDKWALPALKQIREICCLYEPNPNIACHGQRNHHYRQDVIERLQAEHSAVILVTNSLTNYMDKMRQLVKENPDIDANIYMHDGRYNHIMQVQERLNFLRFLLKDGQLWLCADQAEQIWQCLAEQGVFVSDREACFKWFSKLMGDEPDLDPAINKDFFQNNILQLDPTLLTESGIKCYERFFKAVNSKEGKLKLKRRTFLMDDVDLIGTDYLWRVVTNSPEEIANRAIELLKEVNTNLGPRLQSSVLAFHVTYIGECMDRLKAHYDTVSVLSKVYLEGKEEREQQMSNKIKIEAMKMCRVMKVLQEYINECDTTFPGERKILPLHRAVRGKHLSFIIRFANPGRNVDDIEIFTHSNDTLGSLRRQILRRIKANGSNVKLDLFLNGEPLESTDDRKLLSQTPLRDKMLLSAKLSQVNSNLPSSPDSSSDSSTSSPHHPYDGPDIEAENSLPGVVISQRSQYATFFFQLADLGCSLQHAQLRDGARNLLQLVPPDTLTVSRLQSLFGHCKDDNNLDNALCNEQNTTVDSLFFTASSSQVLYNLEVLYSLLMPVLDPMSERAFEFQCNFIKSGEAGVILEMLTKNKFLPNADETTKRAAYLTVLKLCKLLLTTVGNVMACVMDEMQQAGISENHDNHVHNNRGPVAVLKQALQSVPNQNTEYMLRSVATNLAQHLALRMLCGAAEFDKCRQLFMQALSWELPDVATIRAIIRLAWAASTGNLNNINASAEMLHTLHEINEKETSNNPDNNDVLVCKEALEVLTIALVLNPTALESLSRDKMWHTFLIDLVLLSTSRVVRMAAAEQFFLISTWYSSGHQPLLFAITLLFTVLNTTVMEHAKQSHEYFQLLCRLLNFAHMSGCPLLTAETLLNIEIAWLKKVRDNVKETGESQVDEAVLEGHLSLTKELLSFLPPSKKYELGSDEKHGVNLIKELVEDFVFPASRLMLQLRSTGELSASQASPVCTTPQSTSAAFDLLVGLCVGCVPNMKLLVTMLTDMFYSERDEPLVEWDYLPPVGLRPLKGFVGLKNAGATCYMNSVLQQLYMVESIRVGLLAAEGAAIDLNEDFSGEERIEGEQTIETNDNDTNEEKCGADESRKEYNIGILKQVQAIFGHLAYSKLQYYIPRGLWKHFKLQGEPVNLREQQDAVEFFMSLVESLDEALKALGHEQIMSKILGGSYSDQKICKGCPHRYSKEEPFSLISVDIRNHSNLLDSLEQYVKGELLEGADAYHCDKCNKKVVTVKRLCVKKLPPVLAIQLKRFEYDYERVCAIKFNDYFEFPRDLDMEPYTVSGLAKLEGEVIDCDYEESMKGTCTKYQLTGIVVHSGQASGGHYYSYILHRQNDGVAKWYKFDDGDVTECKMEEEEEMKSQCFGGDYLGEVFDHMLKRMSYRKQKRWWNAYMLFYTRLDVEENSLMKSVNELSLYTKLGVMKMPSAIEYSVRKQNIKFMHNRNQFSAEYFQFIKKLVSCNPHNINRQNMNEKLSPEQEELAMLSVQLASRFLFYTGFHTKKTLRGNATDWYDIVCHHLRSSKSVRSWFAHNVLFNHPHRFCEYLLSCPSTEVRTAFLKILVFLAHISLLDGPCVPPSLNAPTILLDPTATLSDHLLHAVLSLLHREISDHGRHLPHYFSLFHTYASLGLAEKAQLLKLNVPVTFMLVAIDEGPGPTIKYQYPELTKLHQVVSMLIRCCDVSSKAHSSLAQSGVVPLSNPYGDPACQNEYLMPIQPQAADILFVKNSYMKKLIEDADVNVTEDTVKLLQYCCWENPHVSRTVLSELLWQIGFSFAHEIKHHTDLLLAVLLMEDSWQTHRVHNALKDEREGLFEIIQRSKHHYQKRGYQCIKCMVQLFSKCRPAHQLLHHSSELKRKWIHATDWLHEELDKRPYTSAAPYTHAYSNWSPPAQSNDSANGYVLERSNSAKKTLERACELCPDEEQEVEDTSEDCTEETEKYQPQNRDILRSRRSLVWGCIGYPDVTVIQQMQEEQQSQPRPSPVHTPLWSQSPVILTPPAHQLHSPQNCESSQNTSQDP, encoded by the exons ATGACGATTGCCACAAGAGGCCAAGGAGTAGGCATAGACCCTCCTGACAGCCAGCAAAGTACACAG atgcaTAGTCCACCGGGTCCGCAACAATTAGCTGATACAATGTCAGGACTTCAACTCACGGAAAATGTGGTACAAACAGAATGCACCAATGATACCTTAACTTCAATAGAGGATAGTAATCAACTTCATGGCGAACCCGATTTTCCTGTTGCAAAACTCAATATGcttcatgaaaaaatatctaGTCCACGATGGGTTGTACCAGTTCTACCAGAACAAGAATTAGAGTGCCTGTTACAAGCCAGTATCGATCTTTGTAAAAaag gaaTTGATGTACAAAGTGAAGCATGTCAGCGCTTTTTTCGAGAAGGACTCACTATTTCTTTTACTAAAATATTGACTGATGATGCAGTAAGTAGttggaaaatgaatattcaaaattgtattaatgcAAACTGCGAGCGATTGGTGGATCTATGTATTCTGAAACTAGATGAGGATTGGTTTCCTCTTCTTGATTTGCTGGCAATGGTTTTTAATCCTAGTAATAA ATTTCATACATTTAATGCAGCAAGAGTTTCAGAAACTGTGCCACCGGGTAGTGATATCCCTGATGAACAGCTTTATGCCCGGCCACCTCCTGATTCAAGAAGTCCTCGTGGATGGCTAGTAGATCTCATAAATag atttgGCAGTCTTAatggatttgaaattttactctCCAGATTTCAAAATGGCCGAAATTTAACAGTACCAGTTATTTATGCTTTAATCAGACCTTTCGGTTTATGTTATGAACTACTTACTGTTCACACAATAGTTAAATATCTTATGCCTATTgtg gaaATGGTGCctgtaattttgaataacttAACcgatgaagaattaaaaaaagaagcgaaaaatgaatcaaaaaatGATGCAATATCAGCTATAATCAAAGCCGCCAAATGTTTAGTATCACGAGTACCACATCAAGAAgagatgattaaaaatttaggaattctgagattgaaaatgatattgagACTCTTgcaaatttcttcatttaatggaaaaatgaaTGCTTTAAATGAAGTAAATAAAGTGATTGCTACTGTTAGTTTTTATCAACATCGAAATGCGAtagttgaagaagaagaatggcTTACTGCAGAATGTATGGCG aaatggataaaagaaaatggagttttagaaattgttttaagaGATTCGTTACATCAACCTcaatatgttgaaaaattggaaaagattttacgctttattataaaagaacgaGCATTAACTTTAGAAGATTTAGATGCTGTTTGGGCAGCACAAGCTGGAAAACATGAAGCAATTGTGAAAAATGTTCATGACTTATTAGCCAAACTTGCTTGGGATTTTAGTCCTGAACAACTTGACCATTTATTTGAATGTTTTCAG atgagTTGGAAGACTGCTAATAAAAAAcaaggagaaaaattattagaattaattcgcAGATTAGCAGAGGATGATAAGGATGGAGTAATGGCACATAAA gtTTTAACTCTTTTTTGGAATTTGGCTCATTCTGATGAAGTGCCTACTGAAATAATGGATCAAGCATTAAATGCTCATGTAAAGATTCTTGATTATTCGTGTTCACAAGAAAGAGATGCTCAAAAGACAATTTGGCTGGATAAATGCgtggaagaattaaaaaatagtgatAAATGGGCTTTACCTGCATTAAAACAAATTCGGGAAATATGCTGCCTTTATGAACCAAATCCTAATATAGCATGTCATGGACAACGGAATCATCATTAtag acAAGATGTTATAGAACGACTTCAAGCAGAACATTCTGCAGTAATTCTTGTGACGAACAGTTTAACAAACTATATGGATAAAATGCGACAGTTGGTGAAAGAAAATCCAGATATTGacgcaaatatttatatgcatgATGGTCGTTATAACCATATTATGCAAGTCCAAGAAAGacttaattttcttcgttttttgttaaag gATGGTCAACTATGGTTATGTGCAGATCAAGCTGAACAAATTTGGCAATGTTTAGCAGAACAAGGTGTATTTGTATCCGATCGTGAAGCATGTTTCAAAtggttttcaaaattaatgggAGATGAACCAGATCTTGACCCAGCAATAAATAAAGACTTCttccaaaataatatattacaattagatCCAACTTTACTTACGGAAAGTGGTATTAAATGCtatgaaagatttttcaaagCTGTCAATTctaaagaaggaaaattaaaattgaaaagaagaacatTTCTTATGGATGACGTTGACCTAATTGGTACAGATTATTTATGGCGT GTTGTGACCAATAGTCCTGAAGAAATTGCAAATCGAgctatagaattattaaaagaagtgAATACTAATTTAGGACCACGACTTCAGTCATCAGTTTTGGCATTTCATGTGACATATATAGGAGAATGTATGGACAGATTGAAAGCTCATTATGATACTGTATCCGTATTAAGTAAAGTATATcttgaaggaaaagaagaacgtGAGCAGCAaatgtcaaataaaattaaaatagaagctATGAAGATGTGTCGTGTTATGAAGGTAttacaagaatatataaatgaatgtgATACAACATTTCCAGGAGAACGGAAAATATTACCATTACATAg agCAGTTCGTGGGAAGCATCTATCTTTTATCATTCGTTTTGCGAATCCTGGTCGTAATGTGgatgatatagaaatatttacacataGTAATGACACTTTAGGATCATTAAGGCGACAAATATTACGCAGAATTAAAGCCAATGGATCAAATGTAAAActtgatttatttcttaatggaGAACCTTTAGAATCAACAGATGATAGAAAACTACTTTCTCAAACTCCATTAAGAGATAAAAtg ctaTTGTCTGCGAAATTAAGTCAAGTTAATAGCAATTTGCCAAGTTCACCAGATAGTAGTTCAGATAGTTCTACTAGTTCTCCACATCATCCATATGATGGGCCAGATATAGAAGCAGAAAATAGTTTACCTGGTGTG GTTATATCACAAAGATCGCAGTATGCTacattcttctttcaattgGCAGATCTTGGATGTAGTCTTCAACACGCGCAATTACGCGATGGtgcaagaaatttattacaattggtGCCACCAGATACTCTTACTGTATCACGATTACAATCATTATTCGGTCACTGTAAAGATGATAACAATTTAGATAATGCTCTTTGTAATGAACAAAATACTACAGtagattctttattttttactgcAAGTTCTAGCCaagttttatacaatttagag gttttatatagtttattaatgCCAGTTTTAGATCCAATGTCAGAAAGAGCATTTGAGTTTCAGTGTAATTTCATAAAGAGTGGCGAAGCTGGTGTTATTCTTGAAAtgttaactaaaaataaatttttaccaaaTGCAGATGAAACTACGAAACGAGCAGCATATTTaacagttttaaaattatgtaaacttCTATTAACGACAGTGGGTAATGTGATGGCTTGTGTAATGGATGAAATGCAGCAAGCTGGAATTTCAGAAAATCACGATAATCATGTTCACAATAATCGAGGTCCAGTAGCAGTTTTAAAACAAGCCTTACAAAGTGTACCTAATCAGAATACTGAATATATGTTGAGAAGTGTAGCAACGAATTTGGCGCAACATTTAGCGCTTCGAATGTTGTGTGGAGCAGCAGAATTTGACAAATGTCGACAACTTTTTATGCAAGCTCTTTCCTGGGAGTTACCAGATGTAGCTACTATTCGTGCCATAATTAGGCTAGCATGGGCGGCATCCACAggtaatttaaacaatataaatgcaTCTGCTGAAATGCTTCATACACTTCatgaaataaacgaaaagGAAACATCAAATAATCCTGACAATAATGATGTGTTAGTATGTAAAGAAGCATTAGAAGTTCTGACAATCGCTTTGGTATTGAATCCAACTGCATTAGAATCATTATCAAGAGATAAAATGTGGCATACATTTTTGATAGATCTTGTGCTCTTGAGTACATCAAGAGTAGTTAGAATGGCTGCGgctgaacaattttttcttatatcgaCATGGTATAGTAGTGGTCATCAACCATTACTTTTTGCAATAACATTACTTTTCACTGTTTTGAACACTACTGTTATGGAACATGCAAAACAAAGTCACGAATATTTTCAGCTTTTATGTAGATTGTTAAATTTTGCACATATGTCGGGATGTCCTCTCTTGACAGCTGAAACATTATTGAACATTGAAATAGCATGGCTAAAAAAAGTACGGGACAATGTTAAAGAAACTGGAGAAAGTCAAGTTGATGAAGCCGTTCTCGAAGGTCACCTTAGTCTTACTAAagaattactttcttttttacctCCAAGTAAAAAATACGAACTTGGCTCTGATGAAAAACATGgagtaaatttgattaaagaaTTGGTTGAAGATTTTGTATTTCCTGCATCTCGTCTTATGTTGCAACTTCGTAGCACTGGAGAACTGAGTGCTTCGCAAGCGAGCCCAGTATGCACGACTCCTCAATCGACTAGCGCCGCATTTGATTTACTTGTAGGTCTTTGTGTAGGCTGTGTACCTAACATGAAACTTCTAGTCACAATGCTCACTGATATGTTCTACTCTGAAAGAGATGAACCGCTAGTAGAATGGGATTACTTACCACCCGTCGGGCTTAGGCCATTAAAAGGTTTTGTAGGTTTGAAAAACGCTGGCGCAACTTGTTATATGAATTCAGTATTACAACAATTGTATATGGTTGAGAGTATAAGAGTTGGACTTTTGGCTGCAGAAGGTGCAGCGATAGATTTGAACGAAGATTTTTctggagaagaaagaattgaagGAGAACAAACGATAGAaacaaatgataatgatacaaatgaagaaaaatgtgGAGCAGATGAATctcgaaaagaatataatattggtATTTTAAAGCAAGTTCAAGCAATTTTTGGTCATTTAGCATAtagtaaattacaatattatatacctAGAGGACTTTGGAAacattttaa acTGCAAGGTGAACCTGTAAATCTTAGAGAACAACAAGATGCagtagaattttttatgagCTTAGTGGAAAGTTTAGATGAGGCATTAAAAGCCTTAGGACATGAACAAATAATGAGCAAAATTCTGGGTGGTTCATACAGTGATCAGAAAATCTGCAAAGGTTGCCCTCATAG ATATTCCAAGGAGGAACCATTTAGTTTGATAAGCGTGGATATAAGGAATCATAGTAATTTATTGGACTCTCTTGAACAATATGTAAAAGGAGAATTATTAGAGGGTGCAGACGCTTATCATTGCgacaaatgtaataaaaag gttGTGACGGTAAAACGATTGTGTGTAAAGAAGTTACCACCTGTTTTAGCCatacaattaaaaagatttgaatATGACTATGAAAGGGTTTGCGCcataaaatttaacgattattttgaatttccaCGAGATTTGGATATGGAACCTTATACTGTTTCTGGACTCGCAAAATTGGAGGGAGAAGTTATAGACTGTGATTATGAAGAGTCAATGAAAGGAACTTGTACTAAGTATCAATTAACTGGCATTGTAGTACATAGTGGTCAAGCTAGTGGTGgtcattattattcatatattttacatag GCAAAATGATGGTGTTGCGAAATGGTATAAGTTTGATGACGGTGACGTTACGGAATgtaaaatggaagaagaagaagaaatgaaatctcAATGTTTTGGTGGTGATTATTTAGGAGAAGTATTTGACCATATGCTTAAAAGAATGAGTTACCGAAAACAAAAGCGATGGTGGAATgcttatatgttattttataccaGATTAGATgtagaagaaaattctttaatgaaaAGTGTTAACGAATTATCATTGT atacgaAACTAGGAGTTATGAAAATGCCCTCAGCTATTGAATATAGTGTcagaaaacaaaatatcaaatttatgcataatcgaaatcaatttagtgcagaatattttcaatttattaaaaaacttgtATCTTGTAATCCTCATAACATCAATAGacaaaatatgaatgaaaaactt agcCCAGAACAGGAGGAACTCGCAATGTTATCTGTACAATTAGCATCAAGATTTCTGTTTTATACAGGTTTTCATACTAAGAAAACTTTACGCGGTAATGCAACAGATTGGTATGATATCGTTTGCCATCATTTACGTAGCAGCAAATCAGTGCGATCTTGGTTTGCTCATAATGTTCTATTTAATCATCCTCATAG ATTTTGCGAATATCTTTTGAGTTGTCCCAGTACAGAAGTTCGAACagcttttcttaaaatattggtATTTCTTGCACATATTTCTCTCTTAGATGGACCGTGCGTACCGCCTAGTCTAAATGCACcaa ctaTACTTTTGGATCCAACAGCAACGCTTAGTGATCATTTATTACACGCAGTTCTTTCTTTACTTCATCGTGAAATCTCGGATCATGGACGCCATCTACCACATTATTTCTCACTATTTCATACGTATGCATCGCTTGGTCTTGCAGAAAAAGCTCAATTGCTTaag ttAAATGTCCCCGTTACATTTATGCTGGTTGCAATTGATGAAGGACCCGGTCCTACGATAAAATATCAGTATCCTGAATTAACAAAATTGCATCAAGTAGTTAGTATGTTGATACGTTGTTGTGATGTATCATCAAAAGCACACTCGAGTCTTGCACAATCAGGAGTAGTACCTTTATCAAATCCATATGGTGATCCAGCAtgtcaaaatgaatatttgatgCCTATTCAACCACAAGCAGCAGATATACTCTTCGTTAAAAACAG ttatatgaaaaaattaatcgaagatgCAGATGTTAATGTTACTGAAGATACagtaaaattattgcaatattgtTGTTGGGAGAATCCTCACGTATCTCGAACTGTTCTCAGTGAATTGTTATGGCAGATTGGATTTTCTTTTGCACATGAAATAAAACATCATACTGACTTATTACTTGCTGTACTTCTTATGGAAGATTCATGGCAAACACATCGTGTTCATAATGCTCTAAAAG ATGAAAGAGAAGGTTTATTTGAGATAATACAAAGAAGTAAACATCATTATCAGAAAAGAGGATATCAGTGTATTAAATGTATGGTGCAACTTTTTAGTAAATGCAGACCTGCACATCAACTTTTACATCATAGTTcggaattgaaaagaaaatggataCATGCTACCGACTGGCTTCATGAAGAACTCGATAAA agacCTTATACTTCTGCAGCACCATATACCCATGCATATAGTAATTGGTCTCCACCAGCTCAATCTAATGATTCTGCGAATGGTTATGTTTTGGAACGTAGTAACAGTGCAAAGAAAACATTAGAAAGGGCATGCGAACTCTGTCCCGATGAAGAACAGGAAGTGGAAGACACAAGCGAGGATTGTACGGAAGAAACAGAAAAGTATCAACCACAAAACAGAGATATATTGCGATCGAGACGTAGTTTAGTCTGGGGATGTATAGG ttatcCTGATGTTACTGTAATACAACAAATGCAAGAAGAACAACAATCTCAACCTAGACCATCTCCAGTTCATACTCCTCTTTGGTCCCAATCTCCAGTTATACTCACACCACCAGCTCATCAGTTACATAGTCCACAAAACTGTGAGTCATCACAAAATACCAGCCAGGATCCATAA